The genomic stretch CTTGAAGACCTCCATCACATTTCCGGAGACGCGCACCAGCAGTCCCTCGTTGGGCTCCTGGAGCTCGCTGGTGCTCACGTCCTTGGGCAACACCTGCCGAGTGCCCTCCAGCTTCTGGATGGATGCGGGCTCACTCTCGAGGATGCGCAGACCGAGCTCCTCGTTGAGCGTGCCCGTCACGCGAACGTGGTCGCCCAACCCGAAGCCCAGCGTCTCCGCCACCTTCACGTAGATGCCGCCGGTGTCGTCCTGGATGGCGAAGCTCCCATTGCCCGTGTCCGACGAGAAGAGCCCGGGAGGCACCGTGACGTGGCCCTCCACGATGACCGTCGTGCCGTTGTCCCGGGCGCGCGCCTGGGCGATGGGCGTGGCCGGGCTCGGCGTGGGTGGCTTGCTTCCGGGATCACCACACGCGGCGAACGCCGCGAGCATCAGGCAGCCGAGGAGAACGCGCGGCCTGGTGGCCAGACGCGAGGGATGCGCCATGCGGGAGAGGGTCATGCGGCGCATTAATGGCACCGCGCGTCCAGGGTCAAGCCATTCGTTGACAGGTGCGTCCGCCGCGCGAACAACCCGTCAAAGGCCGAGTTCGTTCAGCCCCGGGTGCTCCCACGGACGAGGCCCCAGAGGCCAGAGGAACTTGCGCTCCGAGGCGGAGATGGGCACGTCGTTGATGCTCGCCTCGCGCCGGCGCATGAGGCCGTTCTCGTCGAACTCCCATTGCTCGTTTCCATGGGAGCGAAACCAGTTGCCCGTGGAATCGTGCCATTCGTATTGGAAGCGCACCGAGATGCGATTCTGGTGAAACGCCCAGAGCTCCTTGATGAGACGGTAGTCCAGTTCCTTCTCCCACTTGCGGGTCAGCAGTCCGATGATCGCGGGACGACCCTGGACGAACTCGGAGCGATTGCGCCAACGGCTGTCCTGCGTGTAGGCCAGCGCCACCCGTTGCGGATCGCGTGAGTTCCACGCGTCCTCGGCCTTGCGGACCTTCTCGACGGCGGTTTCGTAGGTGAAAGGAGGCAGGGGAGGTCGAAGTTCAGACATGAGCGATGTCCTGGGATGACTCGAGGGGGTCCGAAGGTACGGTCCTTTCCCGCTGGCGCGCAACCTCGGTTCGTCGGTGGGTTCGCGCTGGAAACCAACCCATCGGGTGCACCTTCGGCGAGGCCTGTCGGCCGCACCTCCCCCCCAGCACATCGGCGGCAGCAGGCTGGGCCTGTGAGCCATCAAGCCCCACACCGGCAGGGAAGGTGGCGGCGCCAGGTTCGAGGAGATCCTGGTGATCGAACCGGAGCGTGTCTATTGGTTGGATGACGATGTGCCACACGTGAACGGCACCGCCAGGCAGGTGGCCCATGGTGCGTAGGAGGAAGGGTTTGGTGGGAGGGCTCGCCGTCGTGGTCCTCGGAGCCTGGCTGCTCAGCATGCCTCCGGCGTATATCCGCCCGGCCGAGGCCTATCTCCTGCCGGAGACCAGCGCGGCACTCCTGGCGGTCAAGGCGACGAGCGATGACGTGGGCACGGCGGTCCTGACGGGTCCAACGGCGCCTGGACATGACGACGTGGTGCTGCAGGAGGAACGCGGCCAGGCATTCCTCACCGCTCGAGACGGCTGGATCTGGCGGCTGGAGCTCGGCAGTGGCAAGGCCAAACGCTTCGTGCGGACCCCCCTGGTGGCGTCCGGCGCGAAATTCCTGCCCCGGGATCCGGATCGGATGCTGTTCTGCGCCTCGCATCTGTATGGGTTCAAACCGGAGCACGAAGCCTCCGTGGGCGTCTACGAGCTGCGCCTGTCCACACGGGAGATACGAGCCCTCGCCCTGAGGGTTCCCCTGCCTCCGCCACTGAAGCCGGAGGGAGAAGGAGGCACGGGCAGGGCTGGAGGCGTGCTGAATGGCGAGGGCGCGGTGTACCCCCTCGCGACCACGCCCGCGCTGCGCTTCGCCGACATGACCGAGGCCAACAGCCGGCCGATGGCGTTCTGCAACGACCTGGACATCAGCGAGGACGGTCAACGCATCTATGTGTCGGAGCCCTATGACTATCCTGGCGCGGCCATGGGGAATGAGGCCGCCTTCCGCGAGGCGATCAGCCTGGCGCGCAACGGGCGGCTGTGGATGTTCGATCTGGAAAGCAAGAGCGCGCGGTTGGTGGCCCAGGACTTCCATTTCGTCGACGGGGTGCTGCTGGACTCCGGTTCCGAATCCGCCCGGGGCGGCACCGGAAGAGAGGAGTCCATCGTCATCACCGAGACGCCCAAGTTCCGGCTGCTGCGCTTGTTCGTGGGGGGCCCCAAGGCGGGCACCGCCGAGGTCCTGCAAGAGGGCCTGCCAGGAATGCCAGACGGACTGAGCCGGGATGAGCGAGGACGCATCTACGTGGCGCTCTACCGTGGCCGGCCCGGGAGCGCGGCATGGATTCACGCGAACCCGTGGATCAAGCCACTGCTCCTGAGGTTGCCACCCGCCCTGTTCCCCATCTCGCATGAGACGGGCTACCTGGTGCTGGATCCCAGTGGCAGACAGCCGCTCTACCTGACCCTTCACGATGGGCATCGCGTCAGCTCCATCTCCAAGGTCAACCCCGGCCGCGATGGCATCTTCCTGACGAGCTTCGACCACGACAACCAGGGCGTGCACGTCGTCGGCTACCCCGCCGCGCTGGCGCTCCAACAGGGGAACCAGCCTGGCGGAGCGGCTTCCGGAAGATAGAGCGGCCTTGCCACCAGGCGCGTGGCCGAGATGGGGAGGAAGCGCAGCCAGGGCGTGGTCACCTGCCTGGCGCCGCACACCAGCGGCTCCGCGCGGAGTTCCGGACGCCGGGTCACACGCGGTGTCGCGGTCAGGCCACATCGCGGGTTGTGGCACTCGTCCTGGCGGAACTCGGGAGGAAGGCCCCCTCGGCAGGTTCTCGGGGGCACGTCACGCGCCCCTGCTCCCAGGTGGATTTCGTCCGCGCTCGAACACGTATGATCCGAAGTGCTGGCGCGACGCCGTCATTGAGACTGGTTCTCGCCCACGGGGATCCTCAGAGCATGCTGGACATACCGGGTTATAGGGTTCTCGGCGCCATCCGAGCGATGGGCTCGAACGTGCTGTTCCAGGCGGTGCGCGAGGCCGATGCCCTGCCCGTCATCATCAAGACTCCGATCGCGGCCACACCGGGTCCCGTCGAGAACGAGCGGTACCGGCGGGAGTTTGGAATCCTGCAGCGATTGAAGGACGTGCGGGGCGTGGCCAGGCCCTATGCCTGCGATCGACTCCACGAGCGGCCCCTGCTCCTGCTGGAGTGGGTGCTCGGCCAACCCCTGTCCGAGACCGTGGGCCAGCCCATGGAGCTCTCCCGGTTCTTGAACCTGGCCATCTCCCTGACCGCCACCCTGGGGGAGGTCCATTGCCGCAACGTCATCCACAAGGACATCAAACCCTCGAACATCATCGAGGAGCCGTCGG from Cystobacter ferrugineus encodes the following:
- a CDS encoding SMP-30/gluconolactonase/LRE family protein — protein: MGGLAVVVLGAWLLSMPPAYIRPAEAYLLPETSAALLAVKATSDDVGTAVLTGPTAPGHDDVVLQEERGQAFLTARDGWIWRLELGSGKAKRFVRTPLVASGAKFLPRDPDRMLFCASHLYGFKPEHEASVGVYELRLSTREIRALALRVPLPPPLKPEGEGGTGRAGGVLNGEGAVYPLATTPALRFADMTEANSRPMAFCNDLDISEDGQRIYVSEPYDYPGAAMGNEAAFREAISLARNGRLWMFDLESKSARLVAQDFHFVDGVLLDSGSESARGGTGREESIVITETPKFRLLRLFVGGPKAGTAEVLQEGLPGMPDGLSRDERGRIYVALYRGRPGSAAWIHANPWIKPLLLRLPPALFPISHETGYLVLDPSGRQPLYLTLHDGHRVSSISKVNPGRDGIFLTSFDHDNQGVHVVGYPAALALQQGNQPGGAASGR
- a CDS encoding DUF1348 family protein, with product MSELRPPLPPFTYETAVEKVRKAEDAWNSRDPQRVALAYTQDSRWRNRSEFVQGRPAIIGLLTRKWEKELDYRLIKELWAFHQNRISVRFQYEWHDSTGNWFRSHGNEQWEFDENGLMRRREASINDVPISASERKFLWPLGPRPWEHPGLNELGL
- a CDS encoding DNA-binding protein is translated as MTLSRMAHPSRLATRPRVLLGCLMLAAFAACGDPGSKPPTPSPATPIAQARARDNGTTVIVEGHVTVPPGLFSSDTGNGSFAIQDDTGGIYVKVAETLGFGLGDHVRVTGTLNEELGLRILESEPASIQKLEGTRQVLPKDVSTSELQEPNEGLLVRVSGNVMEVFKDESPSGYSLLFSEGPGWVRLFVHMGAGIDPETLRSLSLGQRIQVTGFVSQYRTMYEVVPRQPSDLVLQ